The sequence GCCCGTGTCGAACGGGACAGAGCCGGCGACCCCCTCGACGGCCGCGCTCAACTGCTGCTCCCGCTCGCTCAACCGTGACCAGGTGAAGCCATTCTCGGTCTTCTCTCGGACGAACCTGGTGGACGACGAGAGAGACGCGAAATCGTCGGTTGCGCCCCAGGCAACCGAGATCTCGTGGTAGTTCAGCGTCGCCCGGAGACCCAGCGGGTCCATGGCGAAGTGCGCGCTCTCGATCTGAACGAAGGGTTGCGGAAACACCGGGATCGGGACGCCGAGCTCATCTTCGGCGGAGAAGAACAGGGTCGTCTCCACGTTTCCGTCCGAGAAGGTGGATCGGGTCACCTGCACGGTGGCGCAGACCCCGGACCGGCATTGCGTGGCGTACGCGTCCTCGGTCACGACCCGGAACGGCCGCTCCGCCGTCGCCGGAGCGGCAAGAGCGAGAACGACGAGCACCGAGAGCGTGAGGCCTCTCCCCATTGCAGGTATCCTCCCTTACGACAGGCCTGAGCTTGGTAAGAGCTTCAAAATCCGGCAACCCGTGCCCTCTTGGATGGGACACAGTAACGGCTCGTCATCACAGAATCGCCAGAAAAAACGTGGGCGCGGCCGTGTCTTCAGCAGAGGCCTGGCGATGGAGTCTGGAATGTAAGGCGAGCGCCGCGGGTCATCTCGAACTTGCGGTAAAGAACAACGCGGATCACGCGACTCCGCTGGTCCCCAATCCAGTGAACGTCGGCTGGGATTATCTCTTGTGGGCCGACGCCAGCCGCGCGGGCAAGCCGGGCGTGTGTGACCGCGGGACGCTCGGCGTCCAGGGCGAGGGCTTAAACCTTGGTGTGTTCGGAACGGCGTTGGGACCGGCGTCCGCTGGGACGCGGCACGTCAGCGGCAGAGGGTGGCCAGTTCGGGTGGTGGATCTGACAGTCCGGGCGTCGGCACCCCCCTGACCTTGGCGATGCGCACCAGGAGCGTCGCCTCACCGATTCCCGGGTCGATCCGGTAGACGGGATCTTGCAGGGCCGCCCGGAGCGTGATGAATCGCGTCCCGGCAGCTTGGTAGGCGGCGAGAACCTCGTGGAGCATGAGCGCGTCGAAAGCGCCGATGTGCAAGCTGAGAATGTGCTTGATTGGCCGCCCGAACAGACGGGTCGAAAGCTCGACAGATGCTGCCAGGTGAGACGTGGCCGCCTTCACGAACGAGGCCCCGAGTCGGGCGATAGCCGCCGTGTCATGCCGCAGGCGGCAACGGGCATAGGCGTCGTTCCATGCCCAGTCCTGAAAGTCGACCGTGACCGGGGCCACCGTGTAGCCACGCCCTGCCAACCATTGCCGGACGGCGGTCCGCTTTTTCACGGTGTCACCGTCGTGCAGATAGGGATGCCGGAAGTACTTTACGGTCCCG is a genomic window of Candidatus Methylomirabilota bacterium containing:
- a CDS encoding polysaccharide deacetylase family protein gives rise to the protein MTELAVTVDDLPAHGPSPSAVTRLGIALQMTQTLRRYAVPEVYGFTNGAPLEADPELEKILTVWRQAGFLLGNHTFSHLDLTRVSAARYLADIERNEQVLARQRPPGTVKYFRHPYLHDGDTVKKRTAVRQWLAGRGYTVAPVTVDFQDWAWNDAYARCRLRHDTAAIARLGASFVKAATSHLAASVELSTRLFGRPIKHILSLHIGAFDALMLHEVLAAYQAAGTRFITLRAALQDPVYRIDPGIGEATLLVRIAKVRGVPTPGLSDPPPELATLCR